In Mytilus trossulus isolate FHL-02 chromosome 6, PNRI_Mtr1.1.1.hap1, whole genome shotgun sequence, a single window of DNA contains:
- the LOC134723119 gene encoding sushi, nidogen and EGF-like domain-containing protein 1 produces MKDTLAAYDNKIQATPAEKIMFKIRTCQGVMIGIPLHMFYPYGPANGDSRLPTVDDGSSSEIYISTPFNFFGNRHRSLFVNTNGDITFLSPLITYSPEAFPYQQNTQIIAPYWGDVDIRNGGDIWFRETRDLGLLQRASTEIQAVFPEQLEFNATWIFIATWSNVAFYGANRHGRYRRCTFQCVLVTDGIHSFVMFNYYKMQWTTGTATSGDSSTGLGGTPAQVGFDAGDGQHYYAVQGSRTSDIINVPWKSNIATAGKFIFRVDMITVEQATLINECDNEICQNEGTCEDLDGLNRWRCNCIPGFTGKHCETDINECASTPCQHSGKCLDLLNAYRCHCRDGFTGNSCQIDINECGSNPCMHGSTCRDKANYYLCDCQSGYIGDICQIDVDECQSNPCYNNATCVDRTPGWNCACLPGYTGNRCQTDIDECQSSPCENNGTCVDLVNGYECLCTNETSGLNCEKWMDHCSSSPCLHDGMCTNQYGGYTCKCLESWYGEKCEFREINRTQLCTDLEYTECSCFTHQLKPKPKSNKILIGSIGSLIGLFMTIMFYTTWMLLNGTNNQENRVDPEKTKIFPENQPKKNENALGLLDKSKSPVGSDIRQKKHHNCFMDHSGFDFSKIYVNKDGSKRIIKCRHQRDS; encoded by the exons atgaaagacacGTTAGCTGCATATGATAACAAGATTCAGGCTACACCGGCTGAAAAAATTATGTTCAAGATAAGAACCTGCCAGGGAGTCATGA TCGGTATTCCATTGCACATGTTTTATCCATATGGTCCTGCAAATGGCGATTCTCGGTTACCTACAGTGGACGATGGAAGTTCTAGTGAGATTTACATCAGTACACCATTTAATTTCTTCGGCAATCGTCACAGATCGCTTTTC GTGAACACTAATGGTGATATAACTTTTCTGTCACCTCTAATAACATATTCCCCTGAAGCATTTCCATATcaacaaaatacacaaattatagCTCCGTACTGGGGCGATGTTGATATCAGAAATGGAGGCGATATTTGGTTCAGGGAAACACGCGACCTGGGTTTACTTCAACGGGCATCGACAGAAATTCAAGCTGTATTTCCGGAACAATTGGAGTTTAATGCTACATGGATATTCATTGCAACTTGGAGCAATGTTGCTTTCTATGGTGCTAACCGACATGGAAGATACAGA CGATGTACATTCCAGTGTGTATTGGTGACTGATGGAATTCACTCATTCGTTATGTTTAATTATTACAAGATGCAGTGGACAACCGGAACTGCTACTAGTGGGGACAGCTCAACAGGGCTTGGAGGCACACCTGCTCAG GTAGGTTTTGATGCTGGGGACGGCCAACATTATTATGCTGTACAGGGATCTAGAACATCTGATATCATAAACGTTCCATGGAAATCCAATATTGCAACTGCAGGAAAGTTTATATTTCGAGTTGATATGATAACAGTAGAACAGGCTACAT TAATCAATGAATGTGATAACGAGATATGTCAAAATGAAGGGACCTGTGAAGATTTAGACGGATTAAATAGGTGGCGCTGTAACTGTATTCCTGGATTTACTGGTAAACATTGTGAAACAG ACATTAATGAATGTGCAAGCACACCTTGTCAacatagtggaaaatgtttggatTTGTTGAATGCGTATAGATGTCATTGCAGAGACGGATTTACTGGAAACAGTTGTCAGATAG ATATCAATGAGTGTGGGAGTAATCCATGTATGCATGGATCAACATGTAGAGATAAGGCTAATTATTATCTGTGCGATTGTCAGTCTGGGTACATAGGTGATATCTGCCAAATAG ATGTAGATGAATGTCAAAGCAATCCATGTTACAACAATGCTACATGTGTAGATAGAACACCCGGATGGAACTGTGCCTGTTTACCAGGATATACTGGAAACAGGTGTCAGACAG ATATAGACGAATGTCAAAGTAGTCCATGTGAAAATAATGGAACATGTGTGGATCTTGTCAATGGCTATGAGTGTCTTTGTACAAATGAAACATCTGGACTGAACTGTGAAAAAT GGATGGATCATTGTTCATCGAGTCCTTGTCTTCATGATGGTATGTGTACGAATCAGTATGGaggatatacatgtaaatgtttaGAATCTTGGTATGGTGAAAAATGTGAATTCAGAGAAATTAACAGAACTCAG ctGTGTACTGATCTGGAATATACCGAATGCTCCTGTTTTACTCATCAGCTGAAACCAAAaccaaaatcaaacaaaatattaattggTAGTATAGGATCTTTAATAGGATTGTTTATGACTATTATGTTTTACACTACCTGGATGTTATTAAATGGAACGAATAATCAAGAGAATAGGGTTGACCCAGAGAAGACAAAAATATTTCCTGAAAACCAACcgaaaaagaatgaaaatgcATTGGGACTTcttgataaaagtaaatcacCAGTAGGGAGTGACATTCGGCAGAAGAAACATCACAACTGTTTTATGGATCATAGTGGATTcgatttttctaaaatttatgtaaacaaagaTGGCAGCAAGAGAATAATTAAATGCAGACATCAAAGAGATTCATGA